DNA from Nitrospira sp.:
TGGATCAAGGCCTATCAGCCTAGCCATCGTTCACGAAACCGTCTCAGCCGCTATGTCATCAGCCAGTACGTCCAGGATCAATGTGGCTACGTGAATATGTGTTGGTCCTGGAAGCGGTCGCTGGGCTTTCCCATCAGCCGACTGTGGGAGGAGATGCGGCATCAATGGTCGACCAGGAATGCCTACCGACGGATCAGAGGCGAGATTGAAATCCCGAGGATCGTTTTCATCAAGACCTGGGAGGATCTGCTGTCAGGGCATCCCATTTGGTTTAGCGGCACCATTCTGCAACTCGTGCTGGGGAAGGGGCTTGTCTATCAGGAGGTGTGAGGATGATCTGGCATCGATGCGATCTGAAGCTGCCGAGTCTATTTGGGCCGGCAGGTTGCAGACGGGAAGCCACCACGTATGATCGTGCGCGCAAAGCCTGTCTCTGTTCTGAGCATACGAAGGAACGGCTCTGCGAGTTTTGCCAATTTGAACGGGCGTGGGTGCGGTTTTGTTATAGGGAGCATGACGTCACATGCGAAATCTGGCTCTGTATCGACTGTGCGGGGCTGACCACTCGTAGTCTCGATTCTTAAAATTCTCGGCTACCGCCACATGGAATATTCGCTCGATTAAACCAGGCCTTGGCATTGAAAGCGGACATTTCCTCAGCATGCCAGGATTTTTTCAGTTGGGTCTATAATCTATGGCTGTGATGAATTTGTGACGGACGCTATGCTAAAGGCATTCCTGCTGCCTCGAATATATGGTTTTTATGGCTAAACAAATTCTTGTCGTAGAAGACGACTTAGATATTGGTCGGCTCTTGGAGATGCACCTGACCGACACCGCATATGCCGTAGAGATCGCCAAAACCGGAGAGGATGGCCTTCAATGTGTGCTCTCGAAGAGATATGACCTTATTATTCTTGACGTGATGCTGCCTGGCATCGACGGGTTAGAGATATGTCGGCAGCTTCGATCGCTCCCCACCTATACACCCATCCTCATGTTGACTGCGAAATCCTCAGAAATAGACCGGGTCCTTGGGCTGGAAGTTGGTGCTGACGACTATGTTACTAAACCATTTAGTGTTCGAGAACTGCTCGCACGTGTAAAGGCCCTCTTCCGCCGTTCTGAAGCATTTAGAGATAAGACGCAGGACCTTCAGAAAACTATCCGCGCAAAGGGCCTCTTCATCGATGTTGAAAAACGGAAGGTCACAGTGAGAGGCAGCTTGAGGGATCTCACGGCCAAAGAGTTCGATTTGCTCCTGCAGTTTGCATCCCATCCAGGCCGAGTTTATACGCGCAGTCAGCTTCTCGATTCGGTCTGGGGTTACGGTCACGACGGCTATGAACACACGGTAAATTCCCATATCAACAGATTGCGCGCCAAGATTGAAAAGGATTCGGCCAAGCCCGACTTTATTCTGACTGTGTGGGGCGTCGGATACAAATTCTGTGAACTAGAAGGATCCGGCTTAAAGGACTGACCATGTCGCGGTCACTCTACGGCAAACTCGCCCTTGTGTTGCTCTTCCTGTTTTGTGCGGTTGGGGTTCTATACACTCTCCTAACGGTCTTCACGACGCGCATGTATCAGCAGGAAGTGAATCAGAAGCTGAACCGTGCTCTGGCCAGAAACATTGTTGCTGACCAGTTACTAAGCAGCCAAGGAGAGGTGAGTCCGTACGCTCTGAAAGAACTGTTTCACCTACTTATGGTTATCAATCCGAGCATTGAGATGTACTTGCTTGATGAGAATGGGGGCATAGTCAACTTCTCCGCTCCCACTGAGAAGGTCAAGCGCTCGGCTGTCTCGTTAGAACCAATACATCGTTTTCTCACCGAGGCGGACGCATTTCCTATTCTTGGTGACGATCCCCGTGATGCGACTCGCCAGAAGGTCTTTTCTGTTTCAGCCATACCCTTACACGGACAACCAACAGGATATCTGTACATTGTCCTTGGCGGAGAGGAGTATGACTCCGTCGCCGATATGCTGAATCGGAGCTACATCTTCCGGCTGAGTCTCTGGGCAGCACTTACCGGCTTACTGTTCGCTCTTTTGGGCGGTCTCTTTCTATTCAACATGCTCACCAGAAGGTTAACCAAACTAGCATCGACGATGGAAACGTTCGCAAAGAGCGATTTTTCAGAGGCGCTCGAGCTGCATCCTCAGGATTTCATTCCTGAGCGGAATAGTGATGAAATTGATCGGCTCCGGTCCACATTCAATCGGATGGTAGAACGAATTCTTCAGCAAGTGGCCACTTTGAAGCAGACGGA
Protein-coding regions in this window:
- a CDS encoding Two-component transcriptional response regulator, OmpR family is translated as MVFMAKQILVVEDDLDIGRLLEMHLTDTAYAVEIAKTGEDGLQCVLSKRYDLIILDVMLPGIDGLEICRQLRSLPTYTPILMLTAKSSEIDRVLGLEVGADDYVTKPFSVRELLARVKALFRRSEAFRDKTQDLQKTIRAKGLFIDVEKRKVTVRGSLRDLTAKEFDLLLQFASHPGRVYTRSQLLDSVWGYGHDGYEHTVNSHINRLRAKIEKDSAKPDFILTVWGVGYKFCELEGSGLKD
- a CDS encoding Two-component system sensor histidine kinase; protein product: MSRSLYGKLALVLLFLFCAVGVLYTLLTVFTTRMYQQEVNQKLNRALARNIVADQLLSSQGEVSPYALKELFHLLMVINPSIEMYLLDENGGIVNFSAPTEKVKRSAVSLEPIHRFLTEADAFPILGDDPRDATRQKVFSVSAIPLHGQPTGYLYIVLGGEEYDSVADMLNRSYIFRLSLWAALTGLLFALLGGLFLFNMLTRRLTKLASTMETFAKSDFSEALELHPQDFIPERNSDEIDRLRSTFNRMVERILQQVATLKQTDILRRELVANVSHDLRTPLASLHGYLETLLMKEGTLTREEYRTFLDIALKQSQRLRELVGELFELARLDSREARIQCEQFSLAELVQDVCQKFQLTVANRGIALKSSFTDDLPFVEADIGLIERALENIINNATRYTPSGGTIAISLSHESGSVMIRISDTGCGIADHDLPYIFDRFYRANRQNQPGGAGLGLAITKRILELHGSTIRAESIPNIGTIISFELPTVHF